Proteins encoded within one genomic window of Vicinamibacteria bacterium:
- a CDS encoding type II toxin-antitoxin system VapC family toxin, whose amino-acid sequence MSPPIIADTGGLLRALARGPDGRPSFPEYERALVDARLVLVPALVLAEVDYFLRGERPSMQKLVGEIFDPKTRYEYVPALPTDLVRALELDAKFKELGLGLVDGTVAALAERRNVYRVLTTDRRDFGAIRVGPRLSKKLVLLP is encoded by the coding sequence TTGAGCCCACCGATCATCGCGGACACCGGTGGGCTGCTTCGCGCCCTGGCCCGGGGGCCCGACGGCCGACCGAGCTTCCCTGAATATGAACGAGCCCTCGTCGACGCTAGGCTCGTTCTGGTCCCCGCCCTGGTGCTCGCCGAGGTCGACTACTTCCTGCGAGGCGAGCGGCCTTCGATGCAAAAGCTTGTCGGTGAAATCTTCGACCCGAAGACCCGCTACGAGTACGTCCCGGCGCTTCCCACCGATCTTGTTCGCGCGCTCGAGCTCGATGCCAAGTTCAAAGAGCTCGGCCTCGGCCTCGTGGATGGCACAGTAGCCGCGCTGGCCGAGCGGCGCAACGTCTATCGCGTGCTCACCACGGATCGTCGCGATTTCGGCGCGATCCGTGTGGGGCCACGCCTCTCGAAGAAGCTGGTGCTGCTGCCGTAG